The Cytobacillus sp. NJ13 sequence CAGCTGACAAACGTCACTTTTTACGGATCGGTTCCATTGGACGAAATGCCAAAGATTTTTTCTGTATCTGATTTTAGCGTCGTATCTCTAAGAAATATTGATTTGTTTAAAGGGGCGCGGCCGTCAAAGATTTTCCCGGCCATCTCAACAGGAACGCCGGTATTGTATTGCGGAGTAGGAGAGAGTGCCGAGATTTTGAATGAATATAATTGCGGCAGAATCGCACCTCCGGAAAATCCTGAAGGAATTGCAGCGGCAGTTAAAGAATTAGCGGCGATAACTGGTGAGGATTATCAAAAAATGTGTCAAAACGGCCGAAAATTAGCCATCGATCAATACTCCTGGAAGAGCATTGTTGAAGATTTGATTCACCATTTAGAAGGTGAAAATAAAAAGGAGAGAAGCATGGGTTAGCCTTCATGTCTTCTCTCCTTTTATATTTTTATTTAGAAACGATCGTTCCTTTGAAGTAATGCGTAATGATCTGACTAGCTGTCCAGCCGTTTTCAGCATAGGCCTTTGCTCCATATTGACTCATGCCAATACGGTGGCCCCAGCCTTTTCCGTTAAGGGTTACAGATAGTACTTCTCCTGTCCCGCTTTCACTAGTAATGATCCCAGACGGAGTTTGTACGGATACCTGTGATTCTGTTAGCGTCACTTGCCCGCTCGGTGTTTGTACAGTTTGTCCTTTCATATCTGCGATAGGGAAAGTTCCGCTATTCGTTTGGACAGAAAGGGCAGGCTGAGATCTCGTTACCTCCATTGTAAACCAGTTGGAGTAAAGGAGATTATAATGTGCAGAGCTTGAGACAGGGAATAGCCTTCTGATGACTGACTCATTTCCGCTTACCGTTTTATCTCCTTTAGTGGTTTTAACTGTAACAGCACCCACTTCTCCATTCGCCCCTTTTACTTCAAGGCTAATATCCAGCAGTTTTGCTGTACTATCAAAACCGAATGATTTTAATATTGCAGCAGCGGAGTATTCCTCACTCCAATTGCTGTAAGGGGATGTTTCGTATTTATCTTCGACTGAAACCAGGTAAGGGAAGGAACTCTGATTGGAATTCCAAACATCTCCAACATTTGCGGTTCTGCCTCCGCTGGTTGAAAAGAAAAATGTTTGGATCGGCTTCCCGTTGTATTTTACTAACAAGCCTTCTGTTTCTTTTATGGCAGTATTTGCTCGGGCATCTTCAGAGGTATACCCTCTGTATACCTGGCTCGCTGCTGTGCTAGTGAGGATCATCATATTTGCTGCATAGCTTCGTGCTGCAATAGCCTGGGCTTTTAGGGCTTCCTTATGCCATGAAGCTGGCATTTCATTTGGGACAACTCCCTTAAGATAATCATCCATATCAAGAATGTTAATTACTTCAACCTGAGAACCGTTTTTCTTCAAATAGAAGCTGCCTCTATAAGTAAGGCCATTGCTGACCTTTGCGAGGGATAGCTTGTCCCCTTCTGTTAACTTTGCATTTTTGGCTGGCACCCAGCCTGTGTACGCCCCAATAGTTACGTTATACCACAGCTCACCCGTTGTTTTGTTTGTGAATGAACCAAGGTAGTTCGCGCTGTCTCCTGTTTGGAACGTATATACTTTTGAATAGGAGGCATCGGCCCCTCGTCTCATATCTGTCTGGCTTGTGAACACTGCTAATGTTGCAGTTCCGGCCAGCTCCTGGACATCAAATCCGGAAGTCGAGGATTGACTGAATCCAGTATAGGAGACTGTTACGGCTGTTCCATTGCTTGATGACGTAATAGTTGTTCCTGGCGGGATGATGGACTTGCTGCCAGTTTGCCTATTTGTAAGCTGATAGCTTCCATTAAGGGTTAAAGTCAGACTGTTGTTTATGTGTACAGATACATTTACACTGTTGGGGTATGTTTTAACCTCAGCTGCACTGGGATATTGACCCCCTGAAAATAGTAAAGCCATAAATAAAATGATTGAGATGAATTTCTTCAACTTATCTCACCTCACCAAAGGTGCTAATAATCCAGCCTCTGCTGCCTGATGAGGTTTCAACATTATACCAGGTTTCTCCCTTTGAGTTCTTATAGGTTTGAACTAATTTCAGAACAGTGCCTTTTGGAAGTAATTCTACTACAGCATAATCTGTTGTAGCTCCTCTGCGCATGTTGACATCTGCAGTGGTTACAACAGTTTTTAAAGTATCTGGCTTAGTTGTTGAAACATCACCGGAATAAACCCAGCCCAATAAGGTCGGAGATAGTTGCACTCTGTACCAAAGGCCTGAACTGGAGTTATGGGAATCTACTACTGTTAAAGCAGTGCTTTTTGAAACAGTTGCTACGACTTTATAGGTGCTTAAAGCTCCTGAATGGATTGATACATTATCCTTGGTTGTGTAGACCGCAGATGGCAAGCCGCTAGGAGGTGGTGTTGTCGGAGGCGTTGTCCCGCTATCGGCTTTCAGTGCCTCAATCTCTTTCTGCTGTGACGCGACCTTTGCTTCTAAACTGCTAATCTTTGTTTCTAAAGAAGAGAGTTTTGTATTAATGGGGTTTAACTTTGTATTGACCCATTCCACGCTTGCTAATACGACATTTGAAGCAGCATCAGATCCGGATGGAGTAAACAAAACAGCACCTGTTCCAATACCAGCAGTTACAATTCCAGCAGCGACCAATTTTTTAATACGATTCATTTTACGAAATTTCCCCCCTAATTGTGTTTAAAAAAATGTGCTTTGGGTAAGTGTTACCCAAAGCCTTAAATAATTTTAAAAAGCTTAGAAACTACTATAATAATCCTGGAAACCTTTCCTGATTCCCTCAGCGGCCTTTTGGCGGAAAGCTGTAGTACGAAGCAGACTTTCTTCGTTAGGATTAGAAATAAAAGCAAGTTCCACAAGGATGCTTGGAAGGTGATTCATTCTATTAACATAGAATTCTTGTTCCTTAACACCTCTATTATAGGTGCCGAGTGACGATACCATATACTTTTGAACAGAATCGGCTAATTCCTCGCTAATTGGGCCATTAAAGTTTACCGTTGAGTTAAAAAACGTTGTTGATCCTCTGGATGTGCTTGAGAAAGAATCGGCATGAATACTGATAAAGGCATCATAGGTGCTGGAATTAGCAATAGCTGTTCTTTCGGCAAGCTCGAGGAAAATGTCTCTGCTTCGTGTTAATAAAACAGATGCACCGTTTCTTTCAAGCTCCGATTTTAATAATAAAGCAGTCGCTAAATTTACATCTTTCTCCAATAGACCAGTTGGGCCAATAGCACCTGTATCTTTTCCGCCATGACCGGCATCGACGACGATTTGCTTTCCTAATAAACCTGTAGGGATGACTTTAATGGTAACTTTATCGCTGTAATTTCGAATAGTGAAGGTATAGCCAGGTTCAAAAGTTAAAATGACCGACTTTTCGGTGGATGTTGATTGTACAGTTTCAACTGTTTTGATTCCCTTTACTTTAAAATTAGGCAATTCTGCATCTGTTATGCCTTGCGTCAGCTTTAAGCGATAATCCGATAATTTTGAATATGTAAAGTCAAAATTTGTTGGTTTTTTCCATACCAGATAGCTTGCATTGCCCTCTGTGTAAGTAGAAGGGGAAGCTAGCCGTTTCAGCGAAACCTCGGAAGTTTGGGACTCTAGAATCCATCCGCGTATCCCTGCAGCAGTTTCAACGTTTAACCATCCATTCAATTTGCTGAGAACCAGCAAAGGTTCATCTGCTTTTAGTGCAGCTGCTATACCGTATGAGGTTGATGCACCTCTTCTTAATGCTGCGTTACTCAATGCATATACATATTCTAGTTCTGATGTTGATTTGACTAAGTCTTTCAAAGGAACCCATCCAATATTTCCAGTGGAGGTGCTTACTCTAGCCCATGTTTGCAAAGAGTCGTTTATAAAACCGCTTAAAACGGTCACTTTTCTTGTAAAGTTTAGCTTTTCTACCACTCTATAATCATATGTAGCTCCGGAATATAGATTTGTATTTCGATTGCCAACATAATAAGTTCCACTTAACGAAATAGGGCCTGGTTCAGGCTTTTCAAAAGCAGTGCTGTTTACCCAGCCGATGACATCACCAAGGTCTGCTCTATACCAGAGCTCACCGCTTGAATTTGTAAATTCGTCAATAATTTTAATCTCTTGATTTCTGCTTAAGGTTGCTACAGCTTCATAATTAGAAGATGCACCTCTGCGTACAGCAGCACTTTCAACTTGTACCACTTTAGTCGTGATTGAATATTGTGGTGTTTCAAAAGCGGAACTGATTACCCAGCCGATGATATTGCTGCCAAGGTCCACCCGATACCAAAGCTCGCCTTTAGAGTTTTTATGTTCCCCGATGACTTTCACCGATTGATTTTTGCTTAATGTAGCTACTGACTCGTAATCAGAAGAAGCTCCTCTGTTGACTGCAGTCTTATCAACTTGGACTACTTTAGTCGTCACAGTATAAGGGGGTGCTTCAAAAGCGGAGCTGATCACCCAGCCGATGATATTGCTGCCAAGGTCTACGCGATACCAGAGCTCGCCCTTGGAGTTTTTATGTTCCCCGATGACTTTCACCGATTGATTTTTGCTCAATGTTGCCACTGATTCATAATCAGAAGAAGCGCCTCTGCGTACGGCAGTCTTATCGATTTGTACTACTTTAGTCGTCACAGTATAAGGTGGTGCTTCAAAAGCGGAGCTGATCACCCAGCCGATGATACTGTTGCCAAGGTCCACGCGGTACCAGAGCTCACCTTTGGAGTTTTTATGTTCCCCGATGACTTTCACTCCTTGATTTTTGCTCAAAGTTGCCACTGATTCATAATCAGAGGAAGCGCCCCTGCGGACGTCAGCCTTTTCAACTTGCACTGTCTTAGTGGTGACTGTATAAGCTGGTTTTACAAAAGCAGAGCTAATTACCCAGCCGATGACATCGCCTAGGTCTACCCGGTACCAAAGTTCACCTTTGGAATTCTTATATTCAGCAATAATCGAAACTTCCTTATTTTTGCTTAGAGTGACAACCACTTGATAATCAGAAGAAGCGCCTCTGCGTACTGCAGTGCTGTCAACCTGCACTGTTTTTTGGATAATCGCAGGTTCAGAGGGAGGTGGTTCCGTTGATCCTGGGTCAGCCTTAATGAAATCTGCTAGTACCCAGCCTAGCTGTCCATTAAAAGATATCCTATACCATAACTCACCTTGGCTGTTATTATGCTGATCAATCACTTTTACTTTCTGACCAAGTGTTAGCTTGCCAATTACTTCATAAGAGGTTGATGCTCCTCTTCTGACATTAACATTCGAACCAGTAGAAACTGCATCTTGGCCAACAAGAGAAGAGTTTGCCTCTTGGAATCCTGTAGAGAGTCCCCAACCTGAAATGCCATCACTTTCAACCTTGTACCAAAGTTCACCTGATGAATTTGTAAATTCATCAACTACTACTACACTTTCTCCATCAGGCAAGGTAGTAACAACCTGATCATCAGGCGTTGTTCCTTTTCTGATTTCTACAGCGGAATCCGTTGTCATACTGGCAGGATATGTTGTTTCTTCTGCGTATGTAAAGTTGGGAAGCAGCGCTGCAGTAGCCAAAACAGAAGAAGCAATAATTTTCTTCACGATAACCCTCCATTTTAATAGTTTTTTCGACCTATGTCATATTCTATCAAAAAATGTCAAATGTTCCAATCTATGTTTTTGATAGAAACACAGGAAATATATAACAAAAAGGAAGCTTTCCATTTGGAAAGCTTCCGAAGAAATAAATATTATCAATAATTTGAGTCAGAATTATAGTCAGTATCTGTTTCACTTTCAGATTGATACTCAGAGTTTTCCTCAGAATCATATTCTGTTTCCGGTTCATTGGAATCATATCCGGATTCAGGGTTTGAATCATATTCTGAATTAGAGTCGTTCCCAAACTCAGAGTCGGATATTGATGTGCCTTTTGAAGTGGAAAGTGCTGTTTCAAGGGTACTATTAATTTCTAATAGAGAATCTTCATCAGGAATATAATAATATACACCGTCTATATATTCATCCGTACCATTTAGAGTAAGGTTCTGGATTTTGGTGTCTTTGATTTTAGAATATAATTTTACAAAACTTGCAAATTTGGATGGCGGGATATTCGTTTTTACATTCTTTCCTAAGTCATCCATTACATCATCAATTTTTGTAATGGAAGAGAAAGAAGTGCCTTTATCAATGATCGCTTTTATGACTTGCTGCTGCCGCTCGTTTCTTCCATGGTCACCGCGTGGATCCGCTTTTCTCATTCTCACATAAGCAAGGGCTTCATTCCCATTTAGGTTCATTTTACCTTCATAATAGGTCTTCCATTTTAAGCTGCCAGTCAGCTGGGCGTCGAAGGTAAATGGTACATCTACGGATACACCGTCAAATGTATCGACAATATCCTCAAAACCTTCAAAGTTAGTGGTTATATAATAATCAATTGGAATATCAATCATATCATTGATCGTTGCAATGGTTGTCTCAATACCGCCGGCGCCATAGGAATGATTTAGTTTTGTCTTATAGCCGAGTTCTTTTATATATGTTCTTGTGTCACGAGGAATGCTCAGCAGGAAAACTTCTTCTGTTTTTGGATTGACTGTTGCCAGCATCATTACATCTGAACGTTCTCCGCCTTCTTGGTCTTCTATTCCAACAACAAGAACCGTGAACGGATCCTTGGTAATTTCGACTTCCTCTGTTCTGTGATTCGGAATTTTACTTCTATCCAATTCCTGGAAAATTTTACTGGACGCACCTTTAGCATGAGAATAAAGGTTGTAGGCGAAGTATGTTCCGCCGCCAATAACCATAATAAGTGTGAACAGCAGGAGTACCCGCCAAATTCTGAGCTTTTTCTTCTTCCGCCTGACAATTCTAGTACCAGACATATATTATCCCTACTTTATTTAAAAATTTATCGTTAGCAATAGTTAATTTTATCGAATTTTCACGATATAGTAAACGACTAAATCTGTGTTTCCAAGTATAGTTTATTTCCAGCGAACGTTTGGCTTTGGCCATTCGTTAATTCCGTCATCCAACTGGTGAAAGAGTCAATGTGTTCGTCCTTAACATAAGTTTCTATCTCAACTGATTCAAGGTAGTGGATTTCCTTAATTGGATATAGGGAGGACCGGAGTTCGTTCTCTATTTTTCCAAGCCAGGTATAGTCAATTTTGGTATGCATGATAGTCACAAGTTCTCTTTCGACAATCCCGGTTGTCTGCAATCCTTCCGAAGTTGCTTTCCCATAGGCGCGAATTAGGCCGCCTGCGCCTAACTTTATACCGCCAAAGTATCGGGTTACGACTACAACGGAATCCTTTAGCTTTTTTTTCTTCAAGACCTCCAATATTGGAACGCCAGCCGTACCGCTCGGCTCTCCGTCATCATTCGCCTTTTGGATTTGATCATTTTCCCCGATTAAATAGGCAGAACAATTATGTGTTGCATTATAATGTCTTTTCTTTATAGATAGGATGAATTCCTGTGCTTCCTCTTCTGATTTTGCTCGGGATACATGTGCAATAAATCGGGATTTATCTATTATTATTTCATTTTCTCCATATCCCTTTACTGTGTAGTAATGGGGCAGCATGTAAACCGCTCCTTCCTGTTTCTCTTAATTCAAAATTAAAAATTGACCTATTTCATTATAAATCGACAAAGTTTGAAACACATAATTTTCAACAGAATGTAATAAAACTTTAATATAGAACATTTTTTCCCATGTTATAATGAGAACAATTCTGATGTTTATGCTGCTATATAATAAAAAATGTGCCGATTTTAATCTTTAAGTGGTATAAATATACATATTATTTTGCTTGGTAGTCATGTTTACCCTGCTTTCATATAGGATATAAGACATAGGGTGAAATCACAAGTCTAAGCCTTTTTACCGAATTTTAGGTAACTTGGTATAATTTTCAGGGTGGAAAGATAGTATCTTAGCTCATTTAGCGCTAAAATATAAGGTACATAGCGGAAGGGTTACGCCCTTGGAGGAGTGTAAATGAGTATTAAGAAATTCGATTCCAAGACTCTGGATCTTATTCTTGAAAAAATGGTTCAAACAGTAGGCACCAGTAAAGATGAAATTTTCCGTATAGGTGAGCAATGCCGTAAAGACCATAAGACTTTAACGGATGAACTTATGGAAGTTAAACAAATGGTTCTTAAGGTAATTGAAGAAGGGGATAAGCTGGAGGTGCAAACCCGGTTTGCAAGAAAGCGCCTTTCTGAAGTAAGCATGCACTTTAAGGATTATTCAGAGTCAGAAGTGCGTGAAGCATATGAGAAGGCCCATCAGCTTCAAATGGATTTATCCATGAATCGCCAGCTTGAAAAACAGCTGAGGGATCGCCGTGATGATATTGAAAGAAGGCTTATAGGTGTTAACGATACTATTGATAGAGCTGAAGTCCTTATTTCTCAAATCACGGTCGTGATGAACTATCTGACAAGTGACTTAAAACAAATGGGAGAAATCATTGAAGACGCGAAGCTCAAACAGGATTTCGGTCTGAAGATCATCGAAGCACAGGAAGAAGAGCGGAAAAGAGTGTCCCGCGAGATCCATGACGGACCGGCCCAGATGATGGCGAATGTCATGATGAGATCCGATTTAATTGAACGGGTATACAAAGAGCGCGGTGCTGATGAAGCCATTACTGAAATAAAAGACCTGAAAAAAATGGTCCGCAATGCTTTATATGAAGTTCGAAGGATTATTTATGACTTGCGTCCAATGGCTCTTGATGATTTGGGTTTAATACCTACCCTCAAAAAATACTTAACAACCATCGAAGAGTATCACAGGAGTACCAAGATATATTTCGCGAATGTTGGCGAAGAAAGGCGATTGCCGCCACAATATGAAGTCGCATTGTTCCGTTTGATTCAGGAGTCTGTGACAAATGCTCTCAAGCATGCGGAAGCTAAAGAAATCCATGTGAAAATAGAAATAAACAGCACTAGGGTAGCAGTAGTCATCAAAGACGATGGGAAAGGCTTCAATCTTCGTGAGAAGCGTCCGGGCTCTTTTGGAATTATGGGAATGGGTGAAAGGCTTGAACTTTTGGATGGCCAGATGTCCATAGATTCTAAAATAGGCAAAGGAACTATTGTCATTATCCAAGTGCCATTGAATTAAGAAACACCTTAAGAATAGAGATAGAAAACTAACTGGAGATTTGGGAGGCGAAGCATTTGAATACAAAGATCGTCATAATTGATGACCATCAATTATTCAGAGAAGGGGTAAAACGCATTTTAGATTTCGAAAAGAGCTTTAATGTAGTGGCAGAAGGCGATGATGGCAGTGAAGCCATGGCTATTGTGGAAGAGAATGATCCAGATGTAATCATCATGGACATCAATATGCCGAATACAAACGGTGTGGAAGCGACCCGCCAGCTGATTAATAAATATCCTGAATCCAAGGTGATCATTCTTTCCATCCATGATGATGAGAATTATGTAACGCACGCACTTAAGACAGGGGCAAGCGGATACCTTTTAAAAGAAATGGATGCAGATGCATTAGTCGAAGCTGTAAAGGTTGTTGCTGATGGTGGATCTTACTTACATCCGAAGGTGACACACAACCTGGTAAATGAATACCGCAGACTTGCAGCAGAAGGTACTGGAACCACATCTTATTCCCAGGTGGAAATCCGCCGTCCTCTTCACTTGCTGACACGCCGTGAATGCGAAGTGCTTCAGCTCCTTGCTGATGGCAAAAGCAACCGCGGAATTGGGGAAGCTTTATACATAAGTGAAAAAACAGTAAAGAACCACGTGAGCAATATCCTGCAAAAAATGAATGTGAATGACCGTACTCAAGCAGTCGTTGTAGCGATTAAAAATGGCTGGGTTGAGGTGCGATAATTTTATTGAGAGAAAAAGTCCTTTTTAATAGGGGCTTTTTCTTTTTTTTCTCCATAAACTCTTTAAAACTTCAAAAATAAATGGACCATCAATGTATCTTTTTGAAAACAAGGTGGAAAACTTCCTCAATTATGCGAAGATTTTTTTCATATGCTTTACCCTATCTTTTTTATTTTCTTAAGAGAAAATCCATCTTCTAATTAATGATAACGGAAAAACCTTGTGAATAAAAGGTATTTATACACTTTTATTGAAATATTAACCAAACTAATAACACGCAAAAGTAATCATTTTGCGTGTTATTTTACAAGCGCGGCTGCAGCTGTTTGAAAAATAGCTTTTGTATTGGAAGATCTCTTTTTAGCTTGATTCACCATGTAAACAAGCTCTTCGATTTCTTTAGGGGATGCACTGTCTATCAGCCATGTAGCAAGTTCTGTCCCGCTGACAGAATGGTTGATATTAGGAACCTTGATGTGCTTATATTTACTTAATTCATTATTAAGCATCTGATGAAGAGTATCTAAGCTGTATCTATTTGATATGAGTCTATTTGTGGAAGAAGTGCTTTTAATCAATGTATTACAGCTCCTTTACATAATAAAGACACAAAAAGCATTTTATCATATGGTTGGGAAAGTTTTGAAGGTAAAAAAATACCAGGTCTTAAAAGTAGGTATAATGGGGCATAGGTTTATTTACTCCCTTGCTCTATAACTTAATGCAATTTTCCTCGCTATCATATAAAATGAAACATGAAAATACAGTAGAGAAAAAAGATAAGGACGGTAACTCTATTTATGAAAACGGCTGTTGTAACGGATAGTACAGCATACATTCCTAAGGATATAAGAGAAAAGTTAAATATACATATGATACCTCTGAGTGTTATTTTTGGCAGTGAGACTTACCAGGAAGAAGTAGAAATTACAGCTGCAGACTTTTATGAAGAAGTGAAGCGTAAAGATCTGCCGACTACTTCACAGCCGCCGGTGGGGGAGTTTGCCGAGCTGTTTGAGAAACTATCGAAAGGATATGATGCAGTGATTTCGATTCATTTGTCGAGCGGCATCAGCGGGACGTTCCAGGGAGCAGTTACTGCTGGGAGCATGGTGGAGGATATTCAGGTTTTCCCGTTTGACTCGGAAATCAGCTGTATGGTGCAGGGATTTTATGTGATGGAAGCTGCAGAGCTTGCTGCTGCCGGCAAGGGTCCACAGGAAATCGTTGAGCGCCTGGAGGAAATGAAGAAGAGCATTCGGGCTTATTTCATGGTGGATGATTTATCGCATCTTCAGCGTGGAGGGCGTTTATCCAGTGCGCAGGCATTGATCGGCAGCCTGCTGCAGGTGAAGCCGCTGCTTCATTTTGAGGATAAGAAAATTGTTCCGTTTGAAAAGATTCGCACGCGCAAAAAAGCGATGAAGCGGATGGTTGATCTTTTCTGGGAAGATGTAAAAAGCGGGGAGCCTTATCAGGCGGTTATTATCCATGCCAATCGTGAAGAAGAAGCGCGCGAGTGGAAAGCTGAGCTTGAAGCGGAGTATCCAAATGTTGAGTTTATGATCAGCTACTTTGGTCCGGTCATTGGAACCCATTTGGGTGAAGGGGCGATGGGGTTTGGCTGGGTGAAGAAGTAAGTTTTGTTCGAGCGCGCCATTCTTGGAATGGCGCTGATTTTTTGAAAGGAGTGATGTAGATGTAGGGATTTTGCAAATAGATTCAGGAATCTTGCAAAAAGAAGGTTTGATTTTGCAAATAACTTGTCCAAATCTGCAAATAAATTCGTGAATTTGCAAATAAAACCGCAAAACTTGCAAAGAAATTAGCATTGAGGTGATTCCTTTGAGATTTAATAGAAAAATGACCCCATATATAAATGATTTTCCTCCAGAAAGCCTCCCGATATCCTCCATTGACACCATTCCAGAGCCGACACTCAACGAAAACTATTCATATAACAAAGAACTCCAGCAAATCCTCTGCGGAAAACAGCTTTTATTCGAAAACCTTCCGCATTCAATTGAAGAAATCCATCAGCACTATGAAAATGGCTATATTACTTACCGGAAAGGGATCATTAAGACCAAAAGCAAGGCTGCTTGTGCCAGGTGCGGCAATAAAGATCGTTCACTGTTCGCAAGTTTTCCCTGTGCCCGATGCGGTGAGAAAGAATGTGCTTACTGCCGGAAATGCATCATGATGGGGAGAATCAGTGAGTGCACGCCCCTGATTGGCTGGTGCGGTCCTGAGCCCGTTTGGGATTTAACCGAGAATCCCTTGGAATGGTCAGGCACCCTATCACCCGGCCAGCAGATTGCCTCCGACCGGGTAAAGCAGGCTGTAATCGAAAATAAGGAATTCCTCGTCTGGGCTGTCTGCGGTGCAGGAAAAACGGAAGTTCTGTTTGAAGGAATCAATGCTGCCCTAGCCTCGGGAAAAAGAGTGTGCATTGCCACTCCTCGAACAGATGTTGTACTAGAGCTTGGTCCGCGTCTTAAAGCAGTCTTCCCCGGTATTCAGGTGGCTGTCCTTTACGGCGGCAGTGAAGACCGCCATCTCCAAGCGCCCTTAACCATCGCTACCACCCATCAGCTGCTTCGATTTTACAATGCTTTTGACACAGTCATTCTTGATGAAGTAGATGCCTTTCCATATACAGCAGACGAATGCCTTCAGTATGCTGTCCGACAATCCCGCAAAGAATTATCCTCTATGATCTATTTAACCGCTACCCCCAGCCAAAAATGGCAGAATGAATGTCGGAGCGGGAAAAGAGATTTTGTCACTATCCCGGCAAGGTATCATCGTCATCCATTGCCTGTACCGGCTTTCAAATGGTGCGGCAACTGGGAGAAATCTCTTAAAAAGGACAAACTCCCGTCTGCAGTTACCCAATGGATCAAGAAGAGACTCGATAACCAGAAGCAGTGCCTGCTCTTCCTTCCGAAAATCGATAAAATGGAAAAAGTCCTCACCATCCTTCGTAAAACCTGTCCTAAAGTCCAATCTGTCCACGCAGAAGACCCGGATCGAAAAGACAAAGTCCAAATGATGCGAAATAAAGAGATCCCCCTGCTTTTAACAACGACCATCCTGGAAAGAGGAGTTACCTTCCCTAATATTGATGTAGCAGTATTAGGAGCAGAAGACCGCATTTTTACAGAAAGTGCTCTTGTCCAGATCGCCGGCCGTGTAGGAAGAAGCTCTGAATACCCGAAAGGAGAAATCACCTTTTTTCACTACGGCAAAACCGAAAGCATGGTCAAAGCGCAAAAACAAATCCTCAAAATGAACACTGAAGCCAAGAAGAAAGGACTGATCGACAATTACCTGTTTAATATGCCGTGAAGAAATCCATACTGCTGTTAGCTGGTCGACTCTCTGGTCGAAGCCAAAAGAAAATCATTTATGTCAGGGCTGTGCCGATAAACTCACATTTATCTCAGGTGAGACATGTGAAAAGTGCAGCCGCCCGTTTGAACAATTAGATGTTCGCTATCAAACAGGCAATCTCTGCAATGACTGTGTAAGGTGGAACCAGGATCC is a genomic window containing:
- a CDS encoding SH3 domain-containing protein — its product is MNRIKKLVAAGIVTAGIGTGAVLFTPSGSDAASNVVLASVEWVNTKLNPINTKLSSLETKISSLEAKVASQQKEIEALKADSGTTPPTTPPPSGLPSAVYTTKDNVSIHSGALSTYKVVATVSKSTALTVVDSHNSSSGLWYRVQLSPTLLGWVYSGDVSTTKPDTLKTVVTTADVNMRRGATTDYAVVELLPKGTVLKLVQTYKNSKGETWYNVETSSGSRGWIISTFGEVR
- a CDS encoding YigZ family protein; the protein is MLPHYYTVKGYGENEIIIDKSRFIAHVSRAKSEEEAQEFILSIKKRHYNATHNCSAYLIGENDQIQKANDDGEPSGTAGVPILEVLKKKKLKDSVVVVTRYFGGIKLGAGGLIRAYGKATSEGLQTTGIVERELVTIMHTKIDYTWLGKIENELRSSLYPIKEIHYLESVEIETYVKDEHIDSFTSWMTELTNGQSQTFAGNKLYLETQI
- a CDS encoding SH3 domain-containing protein, which produces MKKIIASSVLATAALLPNFTYAEETTYPASMTTDSAVEIRKGTTPDDQVVTTLPDGESVVVVDEFTNSSGELWYKVESDGISGWGLSTGFQEANSSLVGQDAVSTGSNVNVRRGASTSYEVIGKLTLGQKVKVIDQHNNSQGELWYRISFNGQLGWVLADFIKADPGSTEPPPSEPAIIQKTVQVDSTAVRRGASSDYQVVVTLSKNKEVSIIAEYKNSKGELWYRVDLGDVIGWVISSAFVKPAYTVTTKTVQVEKADVRRGASSDYESVATLSKNQGVKVIGEHKNSKGELWYRVDLGNSIIGWVISSAFEAPPYTVTTKVVQIDKTAVRRGASSDYESVATLSKNQSVKVIGEHKNSKGELWYRVDLGSNIIGWVISSAFEAPPYTVTTKVVQVDKTAVNRGASSDYESVATLSKNQSVKVIGEHKNSKGELWYRVDLGSNIIGWVISSAFETPQYSITTKVVQVESAAVRRGASSNYEAVATLSRNQEIKIIDEFTNSSGELWYRADLGDVIGWVNSTAFEKPEPGPISLSGTYYVGNRNTNLYSGATYDYRVVEKLNFTRKVTVLSGFINDSLQTWARVSTSTGNIGWVPLKDLVKSTSELEYVYALSNAALRRGASTSYGIAAALKADEPLLVLSKLNGWLNVETAAGIRGWILESQTSEVSLKRLASPSTYTEGNASYLVWKKPTNFDFTYSKLSDYRLKLTQGITDAELPNFKVKGIKTVETVQSTSTEKSVILTFEPGYTFTIRNYSDKVTIKVIPTGLLGKQIVVDAGHGGKDTGAIGPTGLLEKDVNLATALLLKSELERNGASVLLTRSRDIFLELAERTAIANSSTYDAFISIHADSFSSTSRGSTTFFNSTVNFNGPISEELADSVQKYMVSSLGTYNRGVKEQEFYVNRMNHLPSILVELAFISNPNEESLLRTTAFRQKAAEGIRKGFQDYYSSF
- a CDS encoding SpoIID/LytB domain-containing protein — protein: MKKFISIILFMALLFSGGQYPSAAEVKTYPNSVNVSVHINNSLTLTLNGSYQLTNRQTGSKSIIPPGTTITSSSNGTAVTVSYTGFSQSSTSGFDVQELAGTATLAVFTSQTDMRRGADASYSKVYTFQTGDSANYLGSFTNKTTGELWYNVTIGAYTGWVPAKNAKLTEGDKLSLAKVSNGLTYRGSFYLKKNGSQVEVINILDMDDYLKGVVPNEMPASWHKEALKAQAIAARSYAANMMILTSTAASQVYRGYTSEDARANTAIKETEGLLVKYNGKPIQTFFFSTSGGRTANVGDVWNSNQSSFPYLVSVEDKYETSPYSNWSEEYSAAAILKSFGFDSTAKLLDISLEVKGANGEVGAVTVKTTKGDKTVSGNESVIRRLFPVSSSAHYNLLYSNWFTMEVTRSQPALSVQTNSGTFPIADMKGQTVQTPSGQVTLTESQVSVQTPSGIITSESGTGEVLSVTLNGKGWGHRIGMSQYGAKAYAENGWTASQIITHYFKGTIVSK
- a CDS encoding LCP family protein yields the protein MSGTRIVRRKKKKLRIWRVLLLFTLIMVIGGGTYFAYNLYSHAKGASSKIFQELDRSKIPNHRTEEVEITKDPFTVLVVGIEDQEGGERSDVMMLATVNPKTEEVFLLSIPRDTRTYIKELGYKTKLNHSYGAGGIETTIATINDMIDIPIDYYITTNFEGFEDIVDTFDGVSVDVPFTFDAQLTGSLKWKTYYEGKMNLNGNEALAYVRMRKADPRGDHGRNERQQQVIKAIIDKGTSFSSITKIDDVMDDLGKNVKTNIPPSKFASFVKLYSKIKDTKIQNLTLNGTDEYIDGVYYYIPDEDSLLEINSTLETALSTSKGTSISDSEFGNDSNSEYDSNPESGYDSNEPETEYDSEENSEYQSESETDTDYNSDSNY